A region from the Pseudomonas sp. P8_229 genome encodes:
- the gloB gene encoding hydroxyacylglutathione hydrolase produces MIQISALPAFTDNYIWLLQDHRSHRCAVVDPGDAAPVQAWLAAHPDWVLSDILITHHHHDHVGGVERLKAATGATVYGSASENIPGRDVALKDNDTVSVLGWEFDVYAVPGHTLGHIAYYHHGLLFCGDTLFAAGCGRLFEGTPEQMHHSLSRLAALPEDTLVYCTHEYTLSNLKFAAAVEPTNLDIAARLKDVSEKREKGVMTLPSTLALEKLTNPFLRTTETLVTQKVDERAGAQNRAPSEVFAALRAWKDTF; encoded by the coding sequence ATGATACAGATCAGTGCCCTGCCCGCGTTCACCGACAACTACATCTGGTTGTTACAGGATCACCGCAGCCATCGCTGCGCGGTGGTCGACCCGGGCGATGCCGCGCCGGTGCAGGCCTGGCTCGCCGCTCACCCGGACTGGGTATTGAGCGACATTCTGATCACCCACCATCACCACGATCACGTCGGCGGCGTCGAACGCCTGAAAGCCGCGACCGGCGCCACCGTCTATGGCTCGGCCAGCGAGAACATTCCGGGGCGCGACGTGGCGCTCAAGGATAACGACACGGTCAGCGTCCTCGGCTGGGAATTCGATGTCTATGCGGTGCCAGGCCACACCCTGGGCCATATCGCCTACTACCACCATGGTCTGCTGTTTTGTGGTGACACACTGTTCGCCGCCGGTTGCGGGCGCCTGTTCGAAGGCACGCCGGAGCAGATGCACCACTCGCTCAGCCGCCTCGCCGCCCTGCCCGAGGATACGCTGGTGTATTGCACCCATGAATACACCCTGAGCAACCTGAAGTTTGCCGCGGCTGTCGAGCCGACCAACCTCGACATCGCCGCCCGTCTGAAAGACGTCAGCGAAAAGCGCGAGAAAGGCGTGATGACCCTGCCCTCGACCCTGGCCCTGGAAAAGCTCACAAATCCGTTTTTGCGTACCACTGAAACATTAGTTACACAAAAAGTGGACGAACGGGCAGGCGCTCAAAACCGGGCGCCGAGTGAGGTTTTTGCGGCTCTGCGGGCATGGAAAGATACGTTCTAA
- a CDS encoding LysM peptidoglycan-binding domain-containing protein, with protein sequence MSSSIRKSVNSDTLTRLAQAIAVAVSATLAGCSSHAPQSEASHTPNIAARAKQKPIWLSEKPSPQVPQDIWERMRGGFQLQDGLGVNPRIEQQRLWFASNPSFLESAGERGSLYIHYIVERLEERNMPLELALLPVIESAYNPMAYSRADASGLWQFIPSTGRYYNLRQTRFYDGRRDITASTTAAMDYLTRLHDMFNGDWLLALAAYNAGEGTVSRAIERNEKLGLPTDYWNLSLPAETQAYVPKLLALSQVVLAPEAYGVNLNPIANEPYFQVVEINQRMDLSKVAAVANIDEDELFQLNPAFKQRTTVDGPQHLLVPTSKAQLLTASLQTMRPEELISPRSLKPVFDGADPSEVAKLKRAYRVKRGDNLGSIAKANKVDVKDLQRWNKLTGKNLKVGQTLVMQDTTKRAPARKSGRVNTVVAANSKTKGKDDSAQQTQYKVKRGDTLYVVAKRFNVEMQHLKRWNPGAGKALKPGQMLTVYQPH encoded by the coding sequence ATGTCGTCATCCATACGTAAGTCCGTCAATTCAGACACGTTGACCCGCCTGGCCCAAGCCATCGCGGTGGCTGTGTCCGCCACGTTGGCGGGCTGCTCCAGCCATGCTCCGCAGTCCGAGGCGAGCCATACGCCGAACATTGCTGCGCGAGCCAAGCAGAAGCCGATCTGGCTGAGCGAAAAGCCGAGCCCGCAGGTGCCTCAGGACATCTGGGAGCGCATGCGCGGCGGTTTCCAGCTGCAGGACGGCCTGGGCGTGAACCCGCGCATCGAGCAACAGCGCCTGTGGTTTGCCAGCAACCCGTCCTTTCTCGAGAGCGCCGGCGAACGCGGCAGCCTCTACATTCATTACATCGTCGAGCGTCTTGAAGAGCGCAACATGCCGCTGGAACTGGCCCTGCTGCCAGTGATCGAGAGCGCCTACAACCCGATGGCCTATTCCCGGGCCGACGCATCGGGCCTGTGGCAGTTCATCCCGTCCACCGGCCGCTACTACAACCTGCGCCAGACCCGTTTTTATGATGGCCGTCGCGACATCACCGCCTCGACTACCGCGGCGATGGATTACCTGACCCGTCTGCACGACATGTTCAACGGTGACTGGCTGCTGGCTCTGGCCGCGTACAACGCCGGTGAAGGCACGGTCAGCCGCGCCATCGAGCGTAACGAGAAGCTCGGCCTGCCGACCGACTACTGGAACCTGTCGTTGCCGGCGGAAACCCAGGCGTACGTGCCAAAGCTGCTGGCCCTGTCGCAAGTGGTACTGGCGCCGGAAGCCTACGGGGTGAACCTCAACCCGATCGCCAACGAACCGTATTTCCAGGTCGTCGAAATCAACCAGCGCATGGACCTGTCCAAGGTCGCAGCGGTGGCCAACATCGACGAAGACGAGCTGTTCCAGCTCAACCCGGCGTTCAAGCAGCGCACCACCGTCGACGGCCCGCAGCATCTGCTGGTGCCGACGTCCAAGGCGCAACTGCTGACCGCCAGCCTGCAGACCATGCGCCCCGAAGAGCTGATCAGCCCGCGTTCGCTGAAACCGGTGTTCGACGGCGCCGACCCGAGCGAAGTGGCGAAGCTCAAGCGCGCCTACCGGGTCAAACGCGGCGACAACCTCGGCTCCATCGCCAAGGCCAACAAGGTCGACGTCAAGGATCTGCAACGCTGGAACAAGCTGACCGGCAAGAACCTCAAGGTCGGCCAGACTTTGGTCATGCAGGACACCACCAAGCGCGCGCCGGCTCGCAAGTCTGGCCGGGTCAACACGGTGGTTGCGGCCAACAGCAAGACCAAAGGCAAGGACGACAGCGCGCAGCAGACTCAGTACAAGGTCAAGCGCGGCGACACGCTGTACGTGGTGGCCAAACGATTCAACGTTGAGATGCAGCATCTCAAGCGCTGGAATCCGGGTGCGGGTAAAGCATTGAAGCCTGGGCAGATGCTCACGGTTTATCAGCCGCACTGA
- a CDS encoding extracellular solute-binding protein — translation MKRPLLLFLISLALSSPASATITESHGYAQFGTLKYPARFTHFDWVNPQAPKGGTLRVMAFGTFDTVNPYTFKGTSPVTTPNFLQYGINELNEPLMVGTGQYSPSGDEPASSYGLIAQSVEYSEDRSWVVFNLRPEARFHDGTPITAYDVAFSYRLLLKEGHPLYRTALQEVSRVDILNPQRIRFVMKRSGNPLLILRLGELPVLSQHYWKGRDFKATTFEPPLGSGPYRITSVTPGRQLIFERVKDYWGKDLAVNRGKYNFDRMEVEFYRDSDVAFEAFKAGEFDIYIEHQAKNWANGYNFPAIRRGEVIKAQIPHQIPTQSQGLFMNTRRASFSDVKVREALGLMFDFEWTNRALFSDAYKRTTSYYPNSEFSASGLPIGHEWLMLKPYKDQLPAKLFTEPFTLPQTDGRGIPRETMRKALALLAEAGWKLNGQRLQNAAGQPLSFELLLVNPNLERILQPYIENLNSIGVDARLRTVDRAQYKQRLDQFDFDMILMTLNQTLSPGLEQWQYFHSSQVGVKGSKNYAGIANPVVDHLLEQLLAAQTRDEQVAAGKALDRVLLWQHYSIPNWYLNYHRLAYRNRLAFVTTPPYTLGLSAWWLKSSENNK, via the coding sequence TTGAAGCGTCCCCTCCTCCTGTTCCTGATCAGCCTGGCCTTGAGCTCACCCGCAAGCGCGACGATTACCGAAAGTCACGGTTATGCGCAGTTCGGCACGCTCAAGTACCCGGCCAGATTTACCCACTTCGACTGGGTCAACCCGCAAGCGCCCAAGGGCGGTACGTTGCGGGTGATGGCGTTCGGCACCTTCGATACGGTCAATCCGTACACCTTCAAAGGCACCAGCCCGGTCACTACACCGAATTTCCTGCAGTACGGCATCAACGAACTGAACGAACCGCTGATGGTCGGCACCGGCCAGTATTCGCCGTCCGGCGACGAACCGGCGTCCAGCTATGGTCTGATCGCACAATCGGTGGAGTACAGCGAAGATCGCAGCTGGGTGGTATTCAATCTGCGCCCCGAGGCGCGCTTTCACGATGGCACGCCGATCACCGCCTACGACGTGGCGTTCTCCTATCGGTTGCTGCTCAAGGAAGGCCATCCGCTGTACCGCACTGCCCTGCAGGAAGTCTCACGCGTCGACATCCTCAACCCGCAGCGCATTCGCTTCGTGATGAAGCGCTCGGGCAATCCGCTGCTGATCCTGCGTCTGGGCGAGCTGCCGGTGCTGTCACAGCATTACTGGAAAGGTCGCGACTTCAAGGCCACCACCTTCGAACCCCCGCTGGGCAGCGGCCCGTACCGCATCACCTCGGTGACACCGGGGCGGCAGTTGATCTTCGAGCGGGTCAAGGACTACTGGGGCAAGGACCTGGCGGTCAATCGCGGCAAGTACAACTTCGATCGCATGGAGGTCGAGTTCTACCGCGACAGCGACGTCGCCTTCGAAGCGTTCAAGGCCGGTGAATTCGACATTTACATCGAGCATCAGGCGAAAAACTGGGCCAACGGTTACAACTTCCCCGCGATACGCCGTGGCGAGGTGATCAAGGCGCAGATCCCGCACCAGATCCCGACTCAGAGCCAGGGCCTGTTCATGAACACCCGGCGCGCGTCCTTCAGCGACGTCAAGGTGCGCGAAGCGCTGGGCCTGATGTTCGACTTCGAGTGGACCAACCGCGCGCTGTTCAGCGATGCCTACAAACGCACCACCAGTTATTACCCGAACAGCGAATTCAGTGCCAGCGGGCTGCCGATCGGGCATGAATGGCTGATGCTCAAGCCGTATAAAGATCAGTTACCCGCGAAGCTGTTCACCGAGCCGTTCACGCTGCCGCAAACCGACGGTCGCGGCATCCCCCGGGAAACCATGCGCAAGGCGCTGGCATTGCTCGCCGAAGCCGGCTGGAAGCTCAACGGCCAGCGTCTGCAAAACGCCGCAGGGCAGCCGCTGAGCTTTGAACTGCTGCTGGTCAACCCAAACCTCGAGCGGATCCTGCAGCCATACATCGAGAACCTCAACAGCATCGGCGTCGATGCGCGCCTGCGCACGGTGGATCGCGCCCAGTACAAACAGCGCCTGGATCAGTTCGATTTCGACATGATCCTGATGACGCTCAACCAGACCCTCAGCCCGGGCCTGGAGCAGTGGCAGTACTTCCACTCCAGTCAGGTCGGGGTCAAGGGCAGCAAGAATTACGCCGGCATCGCCAACCCGGTGGTCGATCACCTGCTCGAACAACTGCTCGCCGCGCAAACCCGCGATGAACAGGTCGCCGCCGGCAAGGCGCTCGACCGCGTGCTGCTGTGGCAGCACTACAGCATTCCCAACTGGTACCTCAATTATCACCGACTGGCCTACCGCAACCGGTTGGCTTTCGTCACCACGCCGCCCTACACCCTGGGCCTGAGCGCGTGGTGGCTGAAATCTTCGGAGAACAATAAATGA
- a CDS encoding extracellular solute-binding protein, protein MTPIRALLVQASGLLFAGLAIAAPQHAVTLYNEPPKYPADFKQFDYVNPDAPKGGIFRQAGFGGFDSLNPFISKGVPADDVGQIYDTLTKHSLDEPFTEYGLIASKIEKAPDNSWVRFYLRPEARFHDGHPVRAEDVVFSFQTLTKDGSPLFRGYYSDVDEVIAEDPLKVLFKFKHNNNRELPLILGQLPVLPKHWWATRDFTKGNLEIPLGSGPYKVAEVKAGRSVRYERVRDYWGKDLPVNRGFYNFDVMTTDYYRDNTVAVEALKAGQFDYWLEMTAKNWANAYNIPAVTEGRLIKEQIANSNPTGMQGFVFNLRRPVFQDVRVRQALGLLFDFEWTNKQLFNGAYFRTRSYFENSEMAATGLPDAEQRAILEPFRSKLPAQVFSEAFENPKTDASGMIRAQQREAYQLLQEAGWKIVDDKMVDATGKPVVIEFLLAQTEFERVLLPFKRNLADLGIDLVIRRVDVSQYINRVRSRDFDMVVGSFPQSNSPGNEQREFWMSAAADKPSSRNTMGLKDPIVDHLVENLINADSRNSLVAHARALDRVLQWGYYVVPNWHIKTWRVAYWNHIGHPKVSPKYDIGINTWWVKPDAKPAMEVETKLQADPAGTE, encoded by the coding sequence ATGACGCCCATCCGCGCCCTGCTCGTGCAGGCCAGCGGTCTGCTGTTCGCCGGGCTGGCGATTGCCGCCCCACAACACGCCGTGACGCTGTACAACGAGCCGCCGAAATACCCGGCCGATTTCAAACAGTTCGACTACGTGAACCCCGACGCGCCCAAGGGCGGGATCTTCCGCCAGGCCGGGTTCGGCGGCTTCGACAGCCTCAACCCGTTCATCAGCAAAGGCGTGCCGGCCGATGACGTCGGGCAGATCTACGACACCCTGACCAAGCACAGCCTCGACGAGCCGTTCACCGAATACGGCCTGATCGCCAGCAAAATCGAAAAAGCCCCGGACAACAGCTGGGTGCGTTTCTACCTGCGCCCGGAAGCGCGCTTTCATGACGGCCACCCGGTGCGCGCCGAAGACGTGGTGTTCAGCTTCCAGACCCTGACCAAGGACGGCTCGCCGCTGTTTCGCGGTTACTACAGCGACGTCGACGAGGTGATCGCCGAGGATCCGCTCAAGGTCCTGTTCAAGTTCAAGCACAACAACAATCGTGAGTTACCGCTGATCCTCGGCCAGTTGCCGGTGCTGCCGAAACACTGGTGGGCCACTCGCGATTTCACCAAGGGCAACCTGGAAATTCCGCTGGGCAGCGGCCCGTACAAGGTCGCCGAAGTGAAGGCCGGACGCTCGGTGCGTTATGAGCGAGTCAGGGATTACTGGGGCAAGGACCTGCCGGTCAATCGCGGGTTCTACAACTTCGACGTGATGACCACCGACTACTATCGCGACAACACCGTCGCCGTCGAAGCGCTGAAGGCCGGCCAGTTCGATTACTGGCTGGAAATGACCGCGAAGAACTGGGCCAACGCCTACAACATTCCGGCGGTCACCGAAGGTCGGCTGATCAAGGAACAGATCGCCAACAGCAACCCGACCGGCATGCAGGGTTTCGTCTTCAACCTGCGCCGCCCGGTGTTCCAGGATGTGCGCGTGCGTCAGGCGCTCGGCCTGCTGTTCGATTTCGAATGGACCAACAAACAACTGTTCAACGGAGCCTACTTCCGCACCCGCAGCTATTTCGAGAACTCGGAAATGGCCGCGACGGGCCTGCCGGACGCCGAACAACGGGCGATCCTCGAACCGTTCCGCAGCAAGCTCCCGGCTCAGGTGTTCAGCGAAGCGTTCGAGAACCCGAAGACCGACGCCAGCGGCATGATCCGTGCCCAGCAGCGCGAGGCCTATCAACTGCTGCAAGAGGCCGGCTGGAAGATCGTCGACGACAAAATGGTCGACGCCACCGGCAAACCGGTGGTCATCGAATTCCTGCTGGCGCAGACCGAATTCGAACGCGTGCTGTTGCCGTTCAAACGCAACCTGGCCGACCTCGGCATCGATCTGGTGATCCGCCGCGTCGACGTTTCGCAGTACATCAACCGCGTGCGCTCGCGGGACTTCGACATGGTCGTCGGCAGCTTCCCGCAGTCCAACTCGCCGGGTAACGAGCAGCGTGAATTCTGGATGAGCGCCGCCGCCGACAAACCGAGCAGCCGCAACACCATGGGCCTGAAGGATCCGATCGTCGATCACCTGGTGGAAAACCTGATCAACGCCGACTCGCGCAACAGCCTGGTGGCCCACGCCCGGGCGCTGGATCGGGTGCTGCAATGGGGTTACTACGTGGTGCCCAACTGGCACATCAAGACCTGGCGCGTGGCCTACTGGAACCACATCGGTCACCCGAAAGTCTCGCCCAAATACGACATCGGGATTAACACCTGGTGGGTCAAGCCCGACGCGAAACCCGCCATGGAAGTCGAAACCAAACTGCAAGCCGACCCTGCGGGCACGGAGTAA
- a CDS encoding microcin C ABC transporter permease YejB, with product MLAYIFRRLLLIIPTLFGILLINFVIIQAAPGGPVEQMIAKLEGFEGATSRIAGGGAEVSVAGSAYRGAQGLDPALIKEIEHMYGFDKSAPERLWIMVKNYAKLDFGDSFFRDAKVIDLIKEKMPVSISLGLWSTLIMYLVSIPLGIAKATRHGSHFDVWTSSAIIVGYAIPAFLFAILLIVVFAGGSYLDWFPLRGLTSNNFDQLSLGGKVLDYFWHLALPVTALVIGNFATMTLLTKNSFLDEINKQYVVTAKAKGLTRNRVLYGHVFRNAMLLVIAGFPSAFIGIFFTGSLLVEVIFSLDGLGLMSFEAAINRDYPVVFGTLFIFTLLGLVVKLIGDLTYTLVDPRIDFASREH from the coding sequence ATGCTGGCGTATATTTTTCGGCGACTGCTGCTGATCATCCCGACCCTGTTCGGCATCTTGCTGATCAACTTCGTGATCATTCAGGCCGCGCCCGGCGGGCCGGTGGAACAGATGATCGCCAAGCTCGAAGGCTTCGAAGGTGCCACCAGCCGTATCGCCGGCGGCGGCGCCGAGGTGTCGGTGGCCGGCTCTGCCTATCGCGGTGCGCAAGGCCTGGATCCGGCGCTGATCAAGGAAATCGAGCACATGTACGGGTTCGACAAGTCGGCCCCGGAACGTCTGTGGATCATGGTCAAGAACTACGCGAAGCTGGACTTCGGCGACAGCTTCTTCCGCGACGCCAAGGTCATCGACCTGATCAAGGAAAAGATGCCGGTGTCGATCTCGCTCGGGCTGTGGAGCACGCTGATCATGTACCTGGTGTCGATCCCGCTGGGGATCGCCAAGGCCACGCGACACGGCAGCCATTTCGACGTATGGACCAGTTCGGCGATCATCGTCGGCTACGCGATTCCGGCGTTCCTGTTTGCGATCCTGCTGATCGTGGTGTTTGCCGGCGGCAGTTATCTGGATTGGTTCCCGCTACGCGGCCTGACGTCGAACAACTTCGATCAGTTGAGCCTGGGCGGCAAGGTCCTCGACTACTTCTGGCACCTGGCGCTGCCGGTGACGGCGCTGGTGATCGGCAACTTCGCAACCATGACCCTGCTGACCAAAAACAGCTTCCTCGACGAGATCAACAAGCAATACGTGGTCACCGCCAAGGCCAAGGGCCTGACGCGCAATCGCGTGCTCTACGGCCACGTATTCCGCAACGCCATGCTGCTGGTGATTGCCGGCTTCCCGTCGGCGTTCATCGGCATCTTCTTCACCGGCTCGTTGCTGGTGGAAGTGATCTTCTCCCTCGACGGTCTGGGCCTGATGAGTTTCGAAGCAGCGATCAACCGCGATTACCCGGTGGTGTTCGGCACCCTGTTCATCTTCACCCTGCTGGGGCTGGTGGTGAAACTGATCGGCGACCTCACCTACACCCTGGTCGATCCGCGCATCGACTTCGCCAGCCGGGAGCATTGA
- a CDS encoding ABC transporter permease, which yields MNLSPLNRRRFELFKANKRGWWSLWLFLILFGLSLGAELIANDKPLVVHYDNNWYFPAIKRYPETTFGGEFPLEANYKSPYIRELLKAKDAWVLWAPIPYSYQSINYDLKVPAPAPPSADNLLGTDDQGRDVLARVIYGFRISVLFALTLTVLSSIIGVIAGALQGFYGGWVDLAGQRFLEIWSGLPVLYLLIILASFVQPNFWWLLGIMLLFSWMSLVDVVRAEFLRGRNLEYVRAARALGMQNGAIMFRHILPNAMVSTMTFMPFILTGAIGTLTALDFLGFGLPAGSPSLGELVAQGKSNLQAPWLGMSAFAVLALMLSLLVFIGESARDAFDPRK from the coding sequence ATGAACCTGTCTCCTCTCAACCGCCGCCGGTTCGAACTGTTCAAGGCCAACAAGCGTGGCTGGTGGTCGCTGTGGCTGTTCCTGATCCTGTTCGGGCTGAGCCTGGGCGCCGAGCTGATCGCCAACGACAAGCCGCTGGTGGTGCATTACGACAACAACTGGTACTTCCCGGCGATCAAGCGTTACCCGGAAACCACCTTCGGCGGAGAATTCCCGCTGGAAGCCAACTACAAGAGCCCGTACATCCGCGAACTGCTCAAAGCCAAGGACGCGTGGGTGCTGTGGGCGCCGATCCCCTACAGCTACCAGAGCATCAACTACGACCTGAAAGTCCCGGCCCCGGCGCCACCGTCGGCGGACAACCTGCTCGGTACTGACGATCAGGGCCGTGACGTGCTCGCGCGGGTGATTTACGGCTTCCGGATTTCGGTACTGTTCGCGCTGACGTTGACCGTGCTGAGTTCGATCATCGGCGTGATCGCCGGCGCGCTGCAGGGTTTCTATGGCGGCTGGGTCGATCTGGCCGGGCAGCGTTTTCTGGAAATCTGGTCGGGGCTGCCGGTGCTGTATCTGCTGATCATTCTGGCCAGTTTCGTCCAGCCGAATTTCTGGTGGCTGTTGGGGATCATGCTGCTGTTTTCGTGGATGAGCCTGGTCGACGTGGTGCGCGCCGAGTTCCTGCGTGGCCGTAACCTTGAATACGTGCGTGCAGCCAGAGCGCTGGGCATGCAGAACGGCGCGATCATGTTCCGCCACATCCTGCCCAACGCCATGGTCTCGACCATGACCTTCATGCCGTTCATCCTCACCGGCGCCATCGGCACCCTCACCGCGTTGGACTTCCTAGGCTTCGGCTTGCCGGCCGGCAGTCCGTCGCTGGGTGAACTGGTGGCCCAGGGCAAATCCAACCTGCAAGCGCCGTGGCTGGGCATGAGCGCGTTTGCCGTGCTGGCGTTGATGTTGAGTCTGCTGGTGTTTATCGGCGAGTCCGCTCGCGATGCCTTCGACCCGAGGAAGTGA